In Crassostrea angulata isolate pt1a10 chromosome 6, ASM2561291v2, whole genome shotgun sequence, a genomic segment contains:
- the LOC128187109 gene encoding nuclear receptor corepressor 1-like isoform X10, which yields MSGRPPNERGPPGNPHDVPSPYKRPRPQSPVQQRPGYPYAQDPQSHRAYPGVPVTASVYPMYRQEYQGSADQAGRDRYREEYHLIPHRRPTLLHDYQAHRANIDRYRSREAYAGYAQDTMGNIQVSQGGGDPGPSTSQVNQASTGPHTPKRPRLGMERPELQPLQIDVKKEPTYNPQVEAISPTLPPDETSPSSKDQLLQAISKVDREISKVDKDIQKLKKKQLVCLQEQLELEKCKPPEEKQKVKDIVVTETKHQSIAQIIYAENRKKAEEAHNMFAKLGPKIDLVCVKLPLYNQPSDTTVYHENKRKYAEFKPRLLLHFKKRQQEKRIRERYLTERYDQLMQVWLKKIERIENNAKRKAKDAKTREYFEKVFPEIKKNREDKERFSRAGTRAGNNGVYARSEAELEQIMDGLHEQEEEDKKMRSYAVVPPMMLDARQRKLRYTNNNGRVEDPMAEDEERKFINVWTPQEKNIFKEKYLQHPKNFSYIAQFLERKSVADCVQYYYQTKKTENYKQLLRKQTVRKQKWKKPQQQASSRLQDDSNKERGAGGEDEVVSSATSEQAMETSDNCAQASSSSEADLKIKEEEFSSDDNEAMAAVTAGSEGDGGAHNCAICDVHLEHYGLSRPLTQSNCDLYGMKEENLKPDMRVCSSCRCKSVRRRYTQCPVPLCKTPKRKVKRLRPLPPKWSELSAEAKDPIIKELQLTDDITKCCSACFNRIARRLGTGSGAGDQVAPMAPETTDTTGILKSVETSRWTEEEMEIAKQGLRLHGRDWAAIASMVPTKTEAQCKNFYFNYKKKLNLEQIVQEHAKEKVLNSQEVDKRTTSVCESIASTVTATSDVEDMSSGMEDNDEDNDSDTTSAPSPTAQRMEEGPMKEDKQEGNTVPELPDHQSTAPVGFPQNLTSNKPLSASQGSLRSVDNDSSATMSADEAHPSDSHTHREQQSEPRDSFSPRTSGIPASKLPMQHPGFGNFPLQPPQASQTHVQQVIQGAQLGVPNQPRPSTSPGLQMKSAPHAHPSPIRQSPVPSMVGSSPALEMDHNRPSRPSSRDIREVQQGMGQANSSVLDFSGRQMSQNQQQGRNTLYSMMYQGENNQHRPSSAMSEPGFVNQGHLSRSMSPIVPGNKNSQNDAKRMSCVRDLIHSAIERNLVQSDRPTERPPEKRPASSEPVYRGQPMIPGMNQYNVQDLRKEKPEYGGRHSVSPYHMPVGRMEREVPDSRDRDLPQDLSKAPQGYRGNPRDFGSQPQFEYRRPAEDPLPRSSGPPPAHSQKPSGYYHNEALPLTNRPPSVEQKSPQPSFQHDRQAISPAINRHIPPSTSPYPGMPTVMDPHGRGQPRQTIPPPPPLINNKGPSPKLNTKSPPSSGHPSMLMPPGSVMHSPSGSITQGTPVRTMAQSLNPNQVASMAQRQEAIHRPVQPRMPSGSITSGTPVNRDMGNRGPPGGMEGPRMQQLQWEQQRMMMEQHMTRPQQYPQPGMPYPYQSENSTRQTIRCDFETSRQMGGPHSRKQESQSSPRGKEGKPGAYPGSMMPGYPQSSQGLVYLQPSMPQDRRLSPHPSHNAPPHEEKPIGWPKQGMAGPVPGQVPHDRPSITHGTGRPSVITVNDRPEYPNEGMRGGQGASSPRYDSMLQRQQQQQQQRTSIPAATLAAQQQEYNRRQMQEKQEQQERENANKVKAFNLEEQIRREIMESPKQEERLHKTETDSSRSTSNRSSPGYRQQNISTPAEFFKVFAQDQSGTNRSGSERQSSLTAANLIDAIIIHQINSSTEETATSKTETSPMNSMVSSASRPKQEPPDSAPQAGPHSLQPDQKSPPAMHGKKRWVHESQQRPAQSSPMPSTPQSGSGQVSDSDNSPTTSSMDAQTPKSEGSSAEQKNNMTLGEHITSIIMMDYGNGKPSLKNNVLSQINGSPEDSPSVSNSGTPVTAVPDQSSPGKPLMSQSQTDGVSQSTDSRPRSFSTGAGFVPSVHGHKWKKAHMHQDTSNMGSRSSSGSGEMYPDSMTSHTGEGDRGQQPDQSRSPLICSGTEPVSPAGGHQAECSVSSPQVSEVASSSKPDNSQLGSLSPLDYVKNKIAEVLRDEYDPKAQSGASAMHQRSLQQKMAQQSGPSHLQSSSVGINRSISPMTGGHHQQAEPESTQQRGWDNQQREMHSQQHGDSMASLQQHQHETFPSSTSSNEQLQYQDPNNKHLSSSDEVSDSSSTSSQPVSQMSAAHAKKRMFARGRVKYGPDDAQSKYSQPKSLPSSMSEVQRASTTTDKKGPRSEYDFPDSPDDDPVVKGSYMALSSTTRSPRRGIVDSSDSRTERGGDSQVQSSDSRFGMDHSEAQSSEAQSYMRPDQNIDSRFMRRSSKHDTSEVDESSNVSHPSIDSTHSDRMIIDESGGAIDSSSVADVTSASPQRDRSKSSRSSKDSENSPRSSTDVQDGGERMAQSRTPDSAVGSFTHRSRSPRVGESHFPLLDTTTHPHSSSEMPTSASNIPTSTSSASMPSPYSGAGQQVGSSDGDHGFQQRGHEPTLLLSAQYETLSDDD from the exons AAGTAGGGAAGCTTATGCTGGATACGCTCAGGACACAATGGGAAATATTCAGGTATCCCAAGGGGGTGGAGATCCAGGTCCCAGTACAAGCCAGGTCAACCAAGCCTCCACTGGTCCTCACACCCCCAAACGCCCCCGCCTGGGGATGGAAAGACCAGAGTTACAGCCCCTGCAGATAGACGTAAAAAAG GAACCAACCTACAATCCGCAAGTGGAGGCAATATCGCCCACCCTCCCTCCCGATGAGACCAGTCCCTCCTCCAAGGATCAGCTTCTTCAGGCCATCAGTAAAGTGGATAGAGAGATCAGCAAGGTGGACAAAGACATTCAGAAACTCAAAAAGAAACAG CTTGTTTGTTTACAGGAGCAGCTAGAGTTAGAGAAATGTAAACCACCAGAAGAGAAACAGAAAGTAAAGGATATTGTTGTCACGGAGACCAAACATCAGAGCATAGCTCAAATCATTTATGCTGAGAACAGG aaaaaagctGAGGAAGCACACAACATGTTTGCTAAACTAGGGCCGAAGATAGATCTGGTATGTGTTAAATTG CCTCTGTATAACCAGCCCTCAGACACCACTGTTTACCATGAGAACAAAAGAAA gtATGCTGAGTTCAAACCTCGGCTCCTTCTGCATTTCAAAAAGAGACAGCAGGAGAAGAGAATAAGG GAGAGGTATCTAACTGAAAGATATGATCAGTTGATgcaagtttggttgaaaaaGATCGAAAGAATCGAGAACAATGCTAAAAGAAA AGCCAAAGATGCCAAAACAAGGGAGTACTTTGAGAAGGTATTCCCAGAGATCAAGAAGAACAGGGAGGATAAAGAGAGGTTTTCCAG GGCTGGGACTCGAGCTGGGAACAATGGGGTGTATGCAAGGAGTGAGGCCGAGCTGGAGCAGATTATGGATGGACTTCATGAACAAGAG GAGGAAGACAAAAAGATGAGGAGCTATGCAGTGGTGCCCCCTATGATGTTGGATGCTCGGCAACGTAAATTACGATACACAAACAATAATGGGCGTGTAGAAGATCCAATGGCTGAGGATGAGGAGAGAAAGTTTATAAATGTGTGGACACCACAGGAAAAGAACATCTTCAAGGAGAAATATTTACAGCATCCCAAAAACTTCTCTTACATTGCTCAGTTTCTGGAGAGAAAG AGTGTAGCAGACTGTGTCCAGTACTACTATCAAACCAAGAAAACAGAAAATTACAAACAGCTTCTACGTAAACAGACAGTACGAAAACAGAAGTGGAAGAAGCCTCAG CAGCAAGCATCCTCACGCCTTCAGGATGACTCTAACAAGGAGCGAGGTGCTGGTGGTGAAGATGAGGTAGTCTCCTCAGCCACCTCAGAGCAGGCAATGGAAACCTCAGATAACTGTGCACAAGCCTCCTCCTCAAGTGAGGCAGACCTCAAGATCAAAGAGGAAGAATTCTCATCAGATGACAACGAGGCAATGGCAGCAGTCACTGCAGGGAGTGAAGGGGATG GGGGTGCCCATAACTGTGCGATCTGCGATGTGCATCTAGAGCACTATGGTCTGAGTCGACCTTTGACACAAAGTAATTGTGACCTGTATGGTATGAAGGAAGAAAACCTGAAGCCTGACATGAGAGTGTGCAGCAGTTGTCGCTGTAAATCTGTGAGGCGCAGATACACACA ATGCCCAGTACCTTTATGTAAAACTCCAAAGAGGAAGGTCAAGCGACTCCGACCCCTGCCCCCTAAATGGTCAGAGTTATCAGCTGAGGCTAAAGACCCAATCATCAAGGAACTTC AGCTTACTGATGACATTACAAAGTGCTGCTCTGCCTGTTTTAACCGGATAGCGAGGAGACTGGGGACGGGATCTGGGGCCGGGGACCAGGTGGCACCGATGGCCCCCGAGACCACAGACACCACAGGTATTCTAA agagTGTAGAGACATCTCGTTGGACTGAAGAGGAAATGGAGATAGCAAAACAAG GACTGAGGCTTCATGGCAGAGACTGGGCAGCCATAGCAAGCATGGTACCTACTAAGACAGAGGCACAGTGCAAAAATTTCTACTTTAACTACAAGAAGAAACTGAATCTGGAGCAGATTGTTCAGGAACATGCCAAAGAAAAG GTTTTAAATTCCCAAGAAGTAGACAAAAGGACCACCTCTGTGTGTGAGAGTATTGCTTCCACGGTTACAGCGACCTCAGATGTGGAGGACATGTCCTCAGGAATGGAGGACAATGATGAGGATAATGACTCTGACACAACCAGTGCTCCTAGCCCCACTGCTCAAAGGATGGAGGAAG gtCCAATGAAAGAGGACAAACAAGAAGGGAACACCGTGCCTGAACTACCGGATCACCAGAGCACTGCCCCAGTGGGATTCCCCCAGAACCTGACCTCTAACAAGCCTCTGAGTGCCTCCCAGGGCAGCCTCCGCAGTGTGGACAATGACAGCAGTGCCACAATGAGTGCTGATGAAGCCCATCCCTCAGACAGCCACACCCACAGGGAACAGCAGA GTGAGCCAAGAGACTCATTTAGTCCTAGAACATCTGGAATCCCTGCCTCTAAGTTACCGATGCAGCATCCAGGTTTTGGTAACTTTCCACTGCAACCTCCTCAAGCAAGTCAGACTCACGTACAGCAGGTGATTCAAGGTGCCCAGTTAGGTGTACCGAATCAACCCCGGCCTTCCACAAGCCCTGGTTTACAGATGAAGAGTGCTCCACATGCCCATCCATCACCCATCAGGCAGAGCCCAGTGCCCAGTATGGTGGGCTCAAGTCCTGCCCTGGAGATGGACCACAATCGCCCATCTCGTCCATCAAGTCGTGACATTAGGGAGGTACAGCAAGGAATGGGACAGGCAAACTCCTCAGTGCTGGATTTCTCAGGTAGACAGATGTCACAAAACCAACAGCAGGGCAGGAACACCTTATATAGTATGATGTATCAAGGAGAGAATAATCAACACAGACCTTCTAGTGCTATGTCAGAGCCAGGATTTGTCAACCAAGGCCATCTGAGTAGGAGCATGTCACCAATTGTGCCAGGCAACAAGAACAGTCAGAATGATGCCAAGAGAATGTCCTGTGTCCGTGACCTCATTCATTCAGCGATAGAGAGGAATCTGGTTCAGTCGGATCGACCTACAGAGAGACCCCCTGAAAAAC GGCCTGCATCCTCAGAGCCAGTTTATAGAGGTCAACCAATGATTCCTGGAATGAATCAGTACAATGTTCAGGATCTAAGGAAAGAGAAGCCAGAGTATGGTGGGCGGCACTCAGTTTCTCCCTATCACATGCCTGTGGGCAGAATGGAGAGGGAGGTACCTGACAGCAGGGACAGAGATCTTCCTCAGGACCTGTCTAAAGCCCCCCAAGGTTACAGGGGAAATCCCAGGGATTTTGGAAGCCAGCCTCAGTTTGAATATAGAAGACCTGCAGAGGATCCGTTGCCTAGGTCTTCTGGTCCTCCACCTGCTCACTCTCAAAAACCAAGTGGATATTATCACAATGAGGCTCTGCCACTAACTAACAGACCTCCATCTGTGGAGCAGAAGTCCCCACAGCCTTCCTTCCAGCATGACAGACAGGCAATATCACCAGCCATTAATAGGCACATCCCACCAAGTACATCCCCATACCCTGGAATGCCCACAGTAATGGACCCCCATGGCCGTGGACAACCTAGGCAAACCATTCCTCCACCCCCGCCATTAATCAATAACAAGGGACCTTCCCCCAAGCTGAACACAAAATCCCCTCCATCAAGTGGCCATCCCTCCATGCTCATGCCTCCAGGTTCAGTTATGCATTCACCTTCAGGATCAATAACTCAGGGTACTCCTGTGAGAACTATGGCTCAGAGTTTGAATCCAAATCAGGTAGCAAGTATGGCACAGCGTCAGGAGGCTATTCACAGACCTGTACAGCCAAGGATGCCTAGTGGCTCAATAACTAGTGGCACACCTGTCAATAGAGATATGGGGAACCGAGGGCCTCCAGGTGGAATGGAGGGGCCAAGGATGCAGCAGTTACAATGGGAGCAACAGAGAATGATGATGGAGCAACACATGACCAGACCACAGCAATATCCCCAGCCAGGAATGCCATATCCTTACCAGTCAGAGAACAGCACCAGACAAACAATCAGATGTGACTTTGAAACTTCTAGGCAGATGGGAGGACCTCACAGCAGAAAACAAGAGAGCCAATCCTCACCTAGAGGAAAAGAGGGAAAGCCAGGAGCATACCCAGGATCCATGATGCCAGGCTATCCTCAAAGTAGCCAGGGGTTGGTGTATCTTCAACCTTCCATGCCACAAGATAGGAGATTGTCACCACACCCATCACATAATGCTCCACCACATGAGGAGAAACCTATTGGATGGCCTAAACAGGGAATGGCTGGACCAGTTCCTGGTCAAGTTCCTCATGATCGACCAAGCATAACCCATGGGACAGGCCGTCCCAGTGTCATCACTGTGAATGATCGCCCAGAGTACCCAAACGAGGGTATGAGAGGTGGGCAGGGTGCAAGCTCCCCAAGATATGACTCAATGTTACAAAGACAGCAGCAGCAACAACAGCAAAGAACAAGCATACCAGCTGCTACACTTGCAGCACAGCAACAGGAGTACAACAGAAGACAGATGCAAGAAAAACAAGAACAACAAGAAAGGGAGAATGCAAACAAAGTCAAGGCTTTCAATTTGGAAGAGCAGATCAGAAGAGAGATAATGGAGTCCCCCAAACAAGAGGAGAGGCTTCACAAAACCGAAACAGATTCCAGCAGATCCACATCAAACCGATCTTCCCCAGGATACAGGCAACAGAACATCTCAACTCCAGCAGAGTTCTTCAAAGTCTTTGCCCAAGATCAAAGTGGAACAAACCGCTCAGGCAGTGAGAGACAGTCTTCCTTAACCGCTGCCAATCTGATTGATGCTATTATTATTCATCAGATAAATAGTTCTACAGAAGAGACAGCGACTTCCAAAACAGAGACATCTCCTATGAACTCTATGGTCTCCTCTGCTTCTCGTCCCAAACAGGAGCCACCAGACTCGGCTCCACAAGCAGGACCACATTCTTTGCAGCCTGACCAAAAGTCACCACCAGCCATGCATGGGAAGAAGAGATGGGTGCATGAATCTCAGCAGAGGCCTGCTCAGTCTTCTCCTATGCCAAGCACTCCTCAG AGTGGATCAGGACAGGTATCAGACAGTGACAATAGTCCAACAACATCCAGCATGGACGCCCAGACTCCCAAATCTGAAGGATCAAGTGCTGAACAGAAGAATAACATGACCCTGGGGGAACACATCACCTCCATCATAATGATGGATTATGGCAACGGCAAGCCCTCCCTCAAAAACAACGTTCTCAGTCAGATTAATGGCAGCCCAGAAGACTCTC ccTCTGTCAGTAATTCGGGAACCCCAGTCACTGCAGTGCCTGACCAGTCGTCCCCAGGGAAACCCCTGATGTCCCAGAGTCAGACTGATGGGGTGTCCCAGTCCACTGACTCTCGCCCCCGAAGCTTCTCTACAGGAGCAGGATTTGTACCCTCTGTCCATGGCCACAAATGGAAGAAAGCCCACATGCAT CAGGACACCAGTAATATGGGATCCAGAAGTTCATCTGGATCTGGAGAAATGTACCCGGACAGCATGACCTCTCACACGGGAGAAGGGGATAGGGGTCAACAGCCGGACCAATCCCGCTCCCCACTCATCTGTAGTGGCACTGAACCAGTGTCCCCCGCAG GTGGCCACCAAGCGGAGTGTTCTGTCTCCTCCCCACAAGTGTCAGAAGTGGCCTCCAGCTCCAAGCCTGACAACAGCCAGCTGGGCAGCCTGTCCCCGCTGGACTACGTCAAGAACAAGATTGCTGAAGTCCTCCGGGATGAGTACGATCCCAAGGCACAATCTGGTGCGTCTGCCATGCATCAGAGAAGCCTTCAACAGAAAATGGCACAGCAATCAGGACCCAGTCACCTACAGAGTTCCAGTGTAGGAATCAATCGTTCCATCTCTCCAATGACAGGGGGTCACCACCAACAGGCAGAGCCAGAGTCCACCCAGCAGAGGGGCTGGGATAATCAACAGAGAGAGATGCACTCACAGCAACATGGAGACAGCATGGCGTCTTTACAGCAACACCAGCATGAGACTTTTCCTTCAAGTACTTCCTCCAATGAGCAGCTGCAATATCAGGACCCAAACAACAAACACCTTAGTTCAAGTGATGAAGTGAGTGATAGCTCCAGCACTTCTTCCCAACCTGTATCTCAGATGTCAGCGGCACATGCTAAGAAACGCATGTTTGCACGTGGAAGAGTCAAGTATGGGCCTGATGATGCTCAGAGCAAATACTCCCAGCCAAAATCGTTACCATCATCTATGTCTGAAGTTCAGAGGGCATCTACCACAACAGACAAGAAAGGTCCACGATCTGAATACGACTTCCCAGATAGTCCGGATGATGACCCTGTGGTGAAAGGAAGCTACATGGCTCTGTCAAGTACAACCAGAAGCCCTCGCCGTGGAATAGTTGATAGTTCTGACAGTCGTACAGAACGAGGAGGTGACTCGCAAGTCCAAAGTTCAGACTCAAGATTTGGAATGGACCATAGCGAAGCCCAGAGCTCAGAAGCTCAGTCTTACATGCGACCAGATCAAAACATTGACAGTCGCTTCATGAGACGCTCATCCAAACACGATACATCAGAAGTGGATGAAAGTTCTAATGTGTCTCATCCAAGCATAGACAGTACACACTCAGACAGAATGATCATTGATGAATCAGGGGGTGCTATAGATAGTTCATCGGTAGCTGACGTAACCTCCGCATCACCCCAAAGGGACAGGTCAAAATCTTCAAGGTCATCCAAAGACAGTGAGAACAGCCCTCGCAGTAGTACGGATGTTCAAGACGGAGGAGAACGCATGGCTCAAAGTCGTACACCAGACAGTGCCGTAGGGTCATTTACACACCGATCTCGATCCCCGAGGGTAGGCGAGTCACACTTCCCTCTTCTAGACACCACCACACACCCACACTCTAGCTCCGAAATGCCAACGTCTGCATCTAACATCCCTACAAGCACCTCCTCTGCCTCAATGCCTTCTCCATACTCTGGGGCCGGGCAACAGGTGGGGTCCAGTGATGGAGACCATGGGTTCCAGCAGAGGGGGCACGAGCCCACCCTCCTTCTGTCCGCACAATACGAGACACTGTCTGACGACGATTGA